Genomic window (Macrobrachium rosenbergii isolate ZJJX-2024 chromosome 48, ASM4041242v1, whole genome shotgun sequence):
ACGCAAGGAGAGGAGGAACTAACTACGTTAGAGTCCACCCTGATAAAAACTAGCATCCATTCGTTAAACAGCCAGACAACATCCACGCAACTATTTATCTCATAATTGAgtggttgtttatattttggtctgcacctcaacttttacttaccctctttaTTTGTTTAGTTCACGTTGGGCGGGTCATGTCCATGTCTTTTTCGTGATATTTTAcgcttttttaaaagttttttagttattttgtaaatttcagccTTGATAATGCAGTGTGACACTGCAAAACTCTGTCGACAGGAATAAACTATAAACTGATGTACGTATGctttttcctggatgcccccttgatagcTGCTGTGAAGCCCACTGTtatatgacctgtttatatatatatatatatatatatatatatatatatatatatatatatatatatatatatatatatatatatatatatatatatatatatatatatattatatatatatatatatatatatatatatataaatatttattatgtatgtatgtatatgtatatatatatatatataaatatatatatgtatgtatatatatatgtgtgtatgtatatatatatatatatatatatatatatatatatatatatatatatatatatatatatatatatatataatgtatgtatgtatggcagtCAATGCCTTAAAGAAAACAAGACTGTAAATGCCATATTCATACCCTATGCATCAAGAtaacatacattttttatctCTACATAAAATTAAAGGATTTAGCGATGTACCGGTTAACCCAGTTTTAAGAAGAATAAGTTGTTTATACCGCGTTACAATCATTACCTTGCTTCCttcaattaaatgagagagagagagagagagagagagagagagaggttcttggCAAAGAGGTAAGGTTTCGGAAAGCGATTACTGCAAATCCTAGAGCTAGTGACCTCCAATGATGAGGGTTTAATTGAGATCTGACAACGATGTATTTTACCCCCAACCCTCCCAGCGACGCCACGGCGGACTGGTTTTACTAACTTTATGCCCTTCTTGACCCTACTGTGAATCAACACAGTCGACTAAATACCATACGCACAATCCGCTGCTGTCGTCTAAAGAGGCAACAATGAAATTTATCAAAACTAATCTGAATCACTCCACCTCACCTAAGAATAGCACCCTTAGCCCATGGCTGCTGAGCATCACAACCACACTAAAACTGGTTACAGAGAAGGATAAAACAGCGTTTCAAATCTACAGCTCTGCTGTTTCATCCCTTTGaagtttccatatgaataaagcTTCCTATATGCATTTTAAACGATAATTTCCTCACAGATGGTGCCACTGATTTAATCGCAATCTATCTGACTGATGATATCAGGTTGATATACgaacaataaatgtaaatcaaattATGCAAAGATAAATTATTCATAGGTAAAATCCTCTAACTCgctcgttctctctctttacatacacatacacacctactcaaacacacacacatataatacatacatacacacatacatacatacatacatacatacatacattcatacagttatataatatatatatatatatatatatatatatatatatatatatatatatatatatatatatatatatattggtttgttttccatttatttattatttatataaacacactcaCTAAATCATCTAACACTAAATCAACGGACAATAAATGTACATCAAATTATGCACATAAACTATTCATAGGTAAAACCCTCTAACTCTCTCGTTCTCTcactttacatatacatacgtacacacgcacacacacacacacacacacacacacacacacatatatatatatatatatatatatatatatatatatatatatatatatatatatatattattgtttttttttgttttttcattaatttatctattcatttatacaCACTCACTAAATCAACTAACACATGTTGCCCTTTATCTTTGGTTATAACTAAATGCACACGGATATTTGTGTTCTCTTTCGCCTATAATTTGAAACAACTGAAGGCGagtttaattctatttttcttctccaCAAAAATCATTATATCAAGCGACAAAAATGCCGACAAGCAAATCAACATGAATTTAGCTGAAAGATCATATTGTTGACAATTGCTAATGTCCAGCATTTACTAATGAATCAAACGACTTGTACATTTTTTCTGCTGTTGTAAAGCCCGGCAGTACAAATCAAGAAACTTTATTGAcaaacagtatttatataaaaactgctTGCCAGCACCGACAACCCAAACAATTTTCCATGCCTCAGAAGCAGCTTACAGTACAAACACTGTTAGCAAACCGTGTTTCCTGATGTGGATCGAACTCACAAACATAAGGCCCTGAACAAGTGACTTTGAACTGAAAACATTTGACCACCTATCTTGGGTTTGAGCACGAAACCCAGAGATTAGTAGTGTCGTCTGTTACTGACTGAGGTAGCTATCCTGTTTCAACTGACATGAATGTAACTTATGATTCAATTACATtttaatcaatcatttcctgttttTGTGATTAAGTGGCACATGATCATCTCACGCCTCAGATCTATAAACTCAGATGTTTCATCATCCCGTTTCTCATGTTATTTGACAGTATATAAGACAGCGCTTCAGTGATTCCATCTTAATCTTTGATAGATGCATTCACGatgattgattttaatttacttattcacATATTTCCACTCCCACCTGTGCCTATTTTCAAATGTTTCCACGATAAAAGCCTTcagctccttttcttttctgttatggttGCCTGATCCCAAAGCAGTGGTCAGAGATAATAGATTTCCCATGGTAAGTGAAGCATTCTCTTAGAAAAAGCATAAAGGTAAATTCCTTGCTCAGAATCCAAGATCCCTTTCAGGTGAAAccataataatgtatgtatgtatatatatatatatatatatatatatatatatatatatatatatatatatatatatatatgtgtgtgtgtgtgtgtgtgtgtgtgtatgtatgtaactgaAGAAAATGTTGCTGTAGAGAAGGCTATAATTAAGAAGCAGACAATAAGGCTCACATATATTATTCCATTTTTCCCTGCAGTTCCATTGTGTTATCATTATTGTCTCTAAATCTTTTTCATTATCAAGGGCTTATCTTTtcctttaatttgctttttttctcgGCAGGGGAACAAAGGCCATAACACGTGTTAGTCCCGATCACCCACttaaggagagagtgagagagatcaTCCCCATAAGCTGTTAACAACAGATGTCCTGAATTCAGTTTAAAACAATGTTACCCTGGGGAGGATGCCGTGGTGACCAACCAAGACAGTTTCCCTTGGATCAATTAATGCCTTATTCATAACCCTCCCTCCAAAAGATAACACCACTTTTACCATGTCTCCCTTCCAGATAATCCTTGGACAGACCAGCAAACGATGGATGACACTCCAATGTGTTAATGAACTAGTTTTCCGGTGTCAGATGATGAAAAACACTGATCCCACTAGCAGAAACTTGTTCAAATCACAAGAGGCACTGGACACTCATATGTGGACAGACGTCACCTTTAACCCTTCAGCATCATTGCAGGATATAATGGCCCAGTCCCAAGCTCCACCTTTGAAAGGCTGATCCAAGTTTGACAGCCAGTGACAGCCCAAGTAACACCTAGGTCTATGCAGACTCTGGACACGAAGGACCAATATCATGCTAGGTCTGCCCTGGAAGGAGGCCTACCAAGCCTACTCAGAGTAAATGTTTCTTGAGAGCAGCAGTTGTTATCGAGAGTAGGTCCTGCTGAGTAAGAGGCTCTCCCCTAGGATCCCTGTGGGGCTGGTCAATGATCCTTGCCCTGAAAAAGTTAGATTCTCATTATCACCAGAGAGCCAGCACTCCTTTCAACTGAGACTGGATGTTCCTGTGATGAGGAGGACCTGCCAAAGGAGTTATGCAAATTAGCTAAGCCACTGCTGAGCAAGCATCTGAGATTTTGCTTCATCAGGGTTAAGTTTGTCAAAAATGAGTGGAAGTAAAGCCTTACAGCACAGTAATCCCAGATTTTTTACCAGTCATTTTTAGTGGGAACCAATAAAGATTTCAAGAGAAGAATTGCTCCCCTGTTCATAATTTTTGCCATAACCACTCAGtacatgactttgaaatattaatgcatcTCCTCTATGAAACTGTGGAAACCAGCCTTTAGCTAAAATTTATACTACAGTTGGGATAGACCCTGACTGGCATTCTACTCCCTCATTTTCTAGATTGCAGAAGATCCCCTGCATCCCGTTATACTATCTTCCATTGCAGGTAATTGATTGACCGATTGATtttggctactaaaactggcatcacaacatctaggttattggcgctataataaattaaaataaaaactaaaaaattaatacgtaaataaatttgaaaggaGTTCCATaggacaaatatttaaaaacatatgtatatataatcatatctattcacatatactatctatatatacacatactgcatatgaatgatttaaaatttattgaggAGGACCGCCTCCGTAACAACGATACCTAACTGCTCTATTTTACAATCCCCACTGAGAATTATAGCTATGATAAAATGTCCTCTGTCACGTCCCGTAGAGATTCAAAAGATTGGGGCACttgaccagcaaatgtctcacagtcaagggcacaatacagtcatTGAAGAATTGAGGATTTTCGCCTGACATCAAGAAaacatgagtgagtcttgtatatACAATCCTTAGCCAGCACAAcatcatttcttttctctttggcATATAGGGATATAACCAAGGAGATACAGATGATGTAATACTGCGCATCTTTTGATTTGTTTCAATTCCTTCCCAAAGGGTCTaccaaagatttttcattttctaaccAACAAGAGGATATACATCCCGATATGGTAGATGGCATCTTCCAGGTTCTAGGGAGGTGgctgctgacttagcaagttgatcagcttgcttgTCCCCAAGAACTCCACCCTGGGAAGGTACTGagcaaaaatctatttctttacctcttctttccaATAAAAGTagccattccaatatctctaaaatcagtggTTGTAAAGGTTAAAAGATTCCAGTGACCGAAGAccacttcttgagtcacaatgtatagtaaaactatttccattctgagttagaacatttcttttatggcctttaaaattgcatgcagttctgctgtaatCTCCTGCTTCTTTCTAtatcagggaaggccactccaaaggCGATCCCAGTATCTGACTTTGACTCATCTGTGAAAACTGCAAAAGAGTTTCATGTTGAGAGTAAAGTtctaaaaatacagattttactgCCTCATTAGCCATTTTTGTTTTGGCCGAATGAAAATGTCGAcaaattttacctctggaaggttccagggGCTAACTGAATACCTAACTGGTAAAGCctccatccttggcatgtttaattgTCTGTTTATACATTGTactttaaaagcaaatggttgaggttgcttgggatcattttcataaaattctggcACAAATGCTGGTTTAAGACTTAAGgggcctctgaaatctgtaccagctacAAACCACCAGACGTTGGTATTGAAGATCCAGAGGaatctcaccagcatctacaagcatgctcCGAGTGGGAGATGACTTAAATGCTCCTGTAGACAATCTTACTCCTTCATGATGAATTGAACTGAGCATTTTAAGGATATTAGGCTTAGCGGGGGTATACACTTCACaaccataagttaattttgaaaggaCCAAGGTTTTGCATTGTCTCAGCATCTGAGTTCGGGCTGCACTCCACGAAGTGTGAGATACAACTTTCAGTACATTCACTGAAGTCAAGCattttgttgtaatatatttcagacgtggaatccaagtcagcttgctatcaaaaatcaacccaagaagcCTTGTTTCATCAACACATGaaattctctgcccatgtatgaacagatcTGGACCAGGATAGAATCCTCTTATGAGGCAACAGTGCATGGTTACCATTTTACTAGCTGAAAACCTAAATACATTCATCTCAGgccactttactatattatcaatgcagagctgaaggtgGCGTTCATCCACTGCCATCCTTGTCGCTGAAAAAGATATCCAAGGGTTGTCAACAAAAGGAGTATAAGCTATatctgggggaattattttggattcCCCATTGATTACTAAGGTttggttgaatacatctgacattgttaCTAAAACCTAAACTTGAAATAACctgttttttaaaaatgctttaataaaaagaggcaaattgcctctcaggttacattcataaagaaccctcaggatgccatatctccatgttgtatcaagAGCCCTCTCAAGATCAAAGACAACAGTGAAGTGATGATATTTGTTAGCAAAAACTTCACatattgaaaattccatttgAACCAACACATCAGTTGTCGAGTGCATACTTAaaaaaccacactgagcaggcAACAGATATTTACCATGCTCTAAGTACCACATCAAATGTatgttcaccattttttccatgatcttataAATATGCCTGAAGTCCTAGGTATTGACTGAACATCAGCCgaaaatataactattgaaaaaatcaagagcatcatctacacagGGAAAGTCATCAGCTGAGCCATCTATTGAGCTGTTTTCCTGGAAttttgcccaatcagctttaccaaagttccatttaggcagccttgaagatggaaaatttaaagctaCATTCATTACTACTGGAAATCAATTGCTgataatgtgcctgtttgaaTGTGAAAATGTGCAGACTTCCCTGTGTTTCGGGTTCCCTCATTTTCACATTCTATGATGGAACACAagcaatttcctctttgattggtAATGATGTCACTCCCAAAGAGAGTTTCTACTATTCATATatcccagaataacaaagggacgtggtagatagagagagatactgtatattttctttgcatatgGATCTACACACCTATCACTTGCAGTGTAGACTAGATACTAAAGGATTTTGTTGAGTGTCATTGTAAACATATAAAACTACACCCCCATGGCttcctatatttatattataagtGGAATGATAGGCTGTACACTCATGAACTCAGACATGTATTGTTATCTATCATAGTCTCCTGCAAAACTATACACACAGGAGATACTTCTGATATGAGCAACCTTAATTCTTCCCATTTCACTCTTAAttcctgacagttccactggagaaaattaatgaattctaCTTTGCTTTTGAGGTTGTTAAATTGGAGCCTCTTTTAAGGGCTTTCAACTTACtgccttgtttcttttttccgGAAGACCAACTGTTTGTGGCTGCCTTCCTTTTTAGAGGGCTATCAATCTTAGGAACACCACACAAAGGAGCACCAGTTACGTAACAGCTGGTGCAGGATCCAGGGAGACACAGGCACCAAATACTGATAATACAGCCTCCAACGAGGCAGGAGTGCCAACTATAgatggcacagcctccaaagaagcTGACACACTAGGTATAGCTGGTACAGCCTCCAAAGAAGTGGGAGTGCCAGATACATCTAGCACTGcttccaaagaggcaggagtgccaaaAATCAGTGGTGCcacctccaaagaggcaggagtgccagaaaccactggcgctgcctccaaagaggcaggagtgccagaaatctcTGGCgctgcctccaaagaggcaggagcacCAGAAATCTCTGGCaatgcctccaaagaggcaggagtgccagaaatctcTGGCgctgcctccaaagaggcagcaGCGCCAGAAATCTCTGGAgctgcctccaaagaggcaggggCACCAGAAACAACTGGCGTATCatctgaagaggcaggagtgccaggaACCATTGGCGCAGCCTCCGAataggcaggagtgccagaaaccaCTGGTGCAGTCTCCAGTGAGGTGGGAGTACAGATTGTCACTGATCTTCCCCCTTACATTGCCAAGGGAAGCACCTCTGgtagcatttatatttcttcttctattaGCAGCAATACTGGAAAAAGGTATTCCAGGTCTAATATACTGATTTAATGCTTTTTCTTTTGCCTCTCTAAATGTGATAAGTTCACTTACCCTTAATGTCTGTATCACCTTTTCTATGATGCACACATCACAGTTCTGTGAAGAAGATGGATGAATCTCTCCACAATGTATACATcttgcttctttataacatacaccaTGCTCTGGATCACTACACTTAACACATGTGGCAGCCTCGCCTTGTAGCATCTGCCTACAAGACCCTATCACATGTCCAAATTCTTGATAGTGAAAACATCTCCTCGGTCTTGGGGtatattgcttaaccttaaaacATGGCCAggctgcttttattacattagtCAATCGAGAAGAACTAAACATAATAATTTGGAAGTGGAACTAAGGCTCCATTGATtgtcttcttcattctttcaattctaatcccatcttgatcttttaattcttctaccaGGTTCTCCTCCGAATACGTCTTCATTTGGAGTCATCCATTATTCTCTTGGAGTaattccaaaaagcatgtactgcACAGTCCATTTTACTCCTCTGAGATGGGATGATGCtttcaatttttcactttcttttgctgaggtcgattctactgtcagttttcctcgaCCTTCACATGATATCTTGGGCTCTCAGCCAAAACACTTAACAATGtctctgtacacattaaaaatatcgttactagaatcttccagattaaaagttaaatatttaacataagaggtttcaaatattcaTGGTCCTATTTTCTCGTATATTTCtcgtcaatttccctttgcttGTGCTGGTGCATTGGGTTCCAGCGTAATTACACTAGAATGTTTCCTAAACCAGCGTAATTACACTAGAATGTTTCCTAAACAATTCCAAACAAaagttgt
Coding sequences:
- the LOC136831014 gene encoding uncharacterized protein, giving the protein MVPGTPASSDDTPVVSGAPASLEAAPEISGAAASLEAAPEISGTPASLEALPEISGAPASLEAAPEISGTPASLEAAPVVSGTPASLEVAPLIFGTPASLEAVLDVSGTPTSLEAVPAIPSVSASLEAVPSIVGTPASLEAVLSVFGACVSLDPAPAVT